GCAAATAAAACTACCTGACACTATGAACCTGTTTAAATTGCTCTTGTTTATTTAATATAAATAGTTTACCAATGGTACTAATTATCTTGTCACTTCAGCTATGGCCAATTTACCAAACAGTCTGAAACCTGTCATTTACAATTGGCAAAAAACTGTGCCAACTGTTCTTGAGCCTGACCATACTTTCCAACACAATTTTACCGCTCAGATGTTATGCCACTGGCGTATGTATTCCAAGCTGAGATGCACCCACTAAATGCTCAAAGCTCTTACAGTtcaaccacacaaaaatcttctaaATCGCAGTATACTCTAGGGAAAAAGCAATGTTCAGAAACTCACACAATTTGGGAAACTCAGCTCCTTCTATGACTGATGGTTTTGACATTTTCAAGTCCATGGCCCAAATTCACTCCTGCTAGAACCTAAAATATCATGATCCTTCTAAGTCACAAAGAGAAGTCCCCAATCTGCTAATCCACGGGTCATCATTACTCCTAAAATGGATACGTGTGGACTAACTCAAGTCCCCACTGAAGTCCCCATATTGTCTCCATATCAGTCACCAGTTAAACTTGGCAGTATTCCCTCCATAcccttcagtctatcttctaataGCTGACAGTCTCTGTGCCTTTCCCACCAATCTATTTTGTCATTTCGCTATGCCGTCATATACAAATGTATACAAGTAGGACCAAAGTGGCCAACCTTAACAACTATAATTTTAAAAATCACATTTACATGCTGGTTTTAATGATACCAAacaatatgaatttatcagaactAATCATCCAGAAGCTTGTGTTATCTTGAATTATTCCATtatcatgagttaattttgtcataAAATTCCATACAGAAATGTTCTACACATTTCACTGATAGACACTAAGACCATTGATTAAAATCAAAAAGGGAACAGTCACTCTAATGCTGTTTGTCCTGACATTTCTTTACATGGGTGGTCTTCCTCAAGCAGAGTTAACAATGCAGACAATCCTTTTTGAAGCTATGCAAGACGGGCCACTTCTTTGATGCCTGTCCTTCTGTAGTATTTAACAatacaccaccaccaacaacaacacagATAACTAACACACTCTGCCAGCTTTTCCACCCTTGGGTTTGAAAGTGTGGGATCAGTCTGAGCATTTGAAGAGTCAATGTCCTTTGGTGGGCTCTTTTAAGAAGCATCTTGGATTGCCTGGACAGTCCGTGGCACTTCACGAAATACCATCAGTTTTGCTCGTAATACAACCAAACTTTTAGTTACGTGCTCTgcttggacacccccccccccccctccccttttcatTCAAAAGCCTGTGAGCAGCACCTACCTATGGCAAGATGCAGTGGCCCTTCATAGTGCATTTAAGACATATATCCCACTGCCATCGCTGTAGTCTTCAGAATGTGTGATGTGAATAATACAACAATCCATTTAGCTCAAAGCTAATGATCCCTTTGCCCACATGAAAGAGAACAGTGTCCACAAAAGACACGCGTTCAACCTTGGAGGTGTCTGACCAGCACACAACTTTTACGAAACAAGGGGATGAGATACTCTGCTTCTTCCCCATTGACATGCCTCCAGtgtaatctacacctacatccacatccatgtccacatccatactcgaccgagcgaggtggcgcagtggttagacactggactcgcattcgggaggaccacggttcaatcccgcgtccggccatcctgatttaggttttccgtgatttccctaaatcactccaggcaaatgccgggatggttcctctgaaagggcacggccgacttccttccccatccttccctaatccgatgagaccgatgaccacgctgtctggtctccttccccaaaaccaaccaaccaaccaacatccatactccgcgtggccgagggtaccttgagtacctctatcagttctcccttccattccagtctcgtactgttcatggaaagaaaaattatcggtatgcctctgtgtgggctctaatatctgtgattttatcctcgtggtctcttcacgagatatacgtaggagggagcaatatactgcttgattcctcggtgaaggtatgttctcgaaacttcaacaaaagcccgtaccgagctactgagcatctctctagcagagtcttccactggagtttatctataatctccctaacgctttcgcgattactaaatgatcctgtaacgaagcgcgctgctctctgttgtatcttccctacctcttctatcaaccctatctggtacggatcccacaccggtgagcagtattcaagcagtgggcaaacaagtgtactgtaacctacttcctttgttttcggattgcatttccttaggattcttccaatgaatctgtctggcatctgctttaccgacaattaattttatatggtcattccattctacatcacttttaatgcctactcccagataatttatggaattaactgcttccagttgctgacatgctaaattgtagctaaatgataaaggatctttctttctgtgtattcgcagcacattacacttgtctacattaagattcaattgccattccctgcaccatgcgtcaattcgttgctgatcctcctgcatttcagtacaattttccattgttacaacctctcgatatactacagcatcatccacaaaaagcctcagtgaacttccgatgttatccacaaggtcatttatatatattgtgaatagcaacagtcctacagaacacccctgcggcacacctgaaatcactcttacttcggaagacttctctccattgagaatgacatgctgcattctgttatccaggaactcttcaatctaatcacactcAATTGGtctgctcttactttgttccttaaacaactggggggaactgtatcaaacgccttgcggaagtcaagaaacgcgacatctacctgggagcccgtgtctatggccctctgagtctcatggacgaatagcgcaagctgggtttcacacaatcgtcttttttgaaacccatgctcattccttcagagtagatttctagtctccataaaagtcatcatacttgaacataatacatgttccaaaattatacaagtGATcgttgtcagagatataggtctatagttctgcacatctgttcgatgacccttcttgaaaacggggatgacctgtacccttttccaatcttttggaacgctatgctcttctagagacctatggtacaccgctgcaagcagggggggcaagttccttcacatactctgtggaaaatcgaactggtatgccatcaggtccagcagcctttcctcttttgagcgattttaattgtttttgtatccctctgtcatctatttcgatatctaccattttgtcatctgtgcgacaatctagagaaggaactacagtgcagtcttcctctgtgaaacagctttggaaaaagacatttagcatttcggcctttagtttgtcatcctctgtttcagtaccattttggtcacagagtgtctggacattttgttttgatccacctacctgtttgacataagaccaaaatttcttcggattttctgccaagtcagtacatagaactttactttcgaattcgttgaacgcctctcgcatagccctcctacactacatttcgcttcgcgtaatttttgtttgtctgcaaggctttggctatatttatgtttgctgtgaagttccctttgcttctgtagcagttttctaactcagttgttgtaccacggtggctctcttccatctcttacgatcttgcttggcacatactcatctaatgcatattgtacgatggttttgaactttgtcccactctctgtacttgagataaaaattttgtgttgagccatcaagtactctgagatcttttttttgtcacttttgctaaacagaaaaatcttcctaccttttttaatatttctatttgactgaaatcaccaatgctgtaatcgctttatgatcgctgattccctgttctgcgttaactgtttcaaatagtttgggtctgattgtcaccagaaggtctaatatgttatcgccacgagttggttctctgtttaactgctcaaggtagttttcagataatgcacttaaaaaattatTCAGTCCTATGTGTACCCTAttcttcagggggggggggggggtgtgtgaaaGCTGCAGCCCACAGCAGACGTTGCTTACCCTGGGCTCACCACATGGCTTTTGGCAACACTTGACAATACACTCACAAATTTCCTCACCTAGTCACTTGCAGCACAAGGTTCCACTGTTACTCCTGTTATTAACTCTCAGGCTCAGCAAGTAAGGGAATCTGTCTGACAGTTCTAGTGTTGTTGGAAGTATTATGTGTACCATATTATTATCATTCAGTCATTATAGTGTTTCCATGTGCATTATCGGTAGATATCAACCCTGTAGCATGACAGCAACAACCAGACCTCTCACTGTTAGTCACATCTCATCTTGTAAGGGTATAACTGCTCATTACTGTTTTGTATTCTGATATTTTCAATCGGTAATCTGCTTAAGAACTGAATTAGTATGTGATGTAAAAAATTAAAGCTACCATCATTTTGAAGACTGGTTTAAACAAAACAGTGCTTTACTAGGTATTGTCTTATTGGAGGTAGTATGTCCTCGCCTTCCTCTAATGTTTGTACTGACATGTCCAGCTGGACAAGCTCATCGCTGTGTGGATCTGGGAAATACatttgcagtaaataaataaaaacattttttttctttttctttgtattgaccaactaggatcatatAGCAActtcacttcctcttctttctttgtTCCCTACTTTTCCAGTACTCCATCTTCTCCATATGCTGTTGTTTCAtatcttctgtccatgttgttcctgaTTTCTTATTCACTCTGCCTTCAAAGCCTTCTAAACTTAGCATTTTGTtcttaaaaaggtttctttctggtATTTGTGATTCTTTGGTGTTCGTTCctagttcttttcttatttctgacATCCATGCTATTGTTGGTTTGTTTTTCCAGAAAaacaggaatatttgtttcgttaACCTGTTCTCATTCATGTTGTAGTGGTGTCTTAGAGATGATTAACCCTCACTGTGCCATTACTTTtgatattttatgtgtattttGGTAGatattctcattttccagccatctgttgTTTGTATTGCACCCAATATTTTTCTGAtaaaacatctttcaaatatcttGATTCTGTCCAGATTATAGTTCATTGTTAAGCATTCATatgcatataaacattctggtcttaTCACTGTGGTACAGTGTTCTAGTTTTGTTTTTCAAGATATGCATTTCTTATTGTATTTGTTTTTGTCAAACCATATCCCTAATCCaagaaaaataatgaatttttgaaaatataatgtaaaaaagtgacagcagaacaacacacatatataaaggttaaggaaatttgcaagctttcggagccagtagctccttcctctggaagaagggttgaagaggaaggaagaaggatTAAGAAAAAGGACTGACAGGGTTTAGAAAATGGGGATAGTTTGGAAAAGTCGCCCAGAATTCCGGGTCAGGGGAGATGGAGTGGACAGAAAGAGAAGGAATTGTTGAAGGCTGcaacagacaagatttgaaaatgtGAGAGCTTGGAGGTGGAAGATAGCAAGAcacagattactgacaaaacattatCTCTTATTAACACTTGCATGATATTTTGGCAATAGTCTCTTCTCTGCTTATTACCCTATCATCCACCTCTAAGCTCTTAGGTTTTTAAATCTTTGTCTGGTGTTGTTCCCAatgatcagtctttccttctcatcctgtacagtaagtctcccctgatctagGGTTCTGGacgacttttccaaactctccccatttcttGCTTCattcttcttccttccccttcatccTTTCTACCAGGAGGAGTAACTGGCTCAGATAACTTGTAAATTTcttctcctgccgccacttggcGAGCATAGGCTCTTTGCATTTTATTAACTCTCACATCTGTTGAAAATTTCTCCAGTCCATTTTGCAGTGTGGTTTCTCCAAGACACTTTAATTTAATAACCCTCCCTATTTTATCTACTTGTGTTCGCATGTATTTTGGCGCATTTTTGTATTATTTAGCTTCTGGGAACCATGATTACTGCTGTTGGTACTAACCCCAAAAAGAGAAATTTCTTCCAGGCGTtgtatgttagcagaatatggtgcaAGGACTTTGTTAATAATCATTTCAGTCTTTGTTCTTGCGCACGAAACTTTCTTCACAATTTGAGAATCACTGTATAGTTTTGCGTTTAGTTTTGGCGTGCAGTCCATGGATTTGTATGATGTGTGGTGATTAACAACGTGAAATGCAAACGTTGCCACTGCAGCGCTAACACGATATGCTGACTGTGTGGGCTGAGCAAAAAAACCTTTAATATCTGAAGTACCAGCAGAATTTTGAGATGTTTTATGTTTCTTGGAAGACAGGTGTACTTCCAAATCTTGTGCACCTGCAAGAGAAATGTTTCCATCTTAATATAGTGATAATATACCAAAATTGGCAATTATAAATTAAAACTCTTTAAATAATCGCCATAGCAATATGCCAATCAAAGACAgacgaaagataaaaaaaaaaaaactatttgataacCTTACCTTTGTGTGCAGCAGAAACATATGTTCCTGGAGGACAAATAAGGCATTGTGCTTCGTATTCACTTCTTCCTGCCTTGAAACACTTGTACATTAATGACAATGCGTCATTGAATTTGGATTTTCGTTTCGGCATTTTGGCTTGTAAAAAAAAGCACTGTGAATTAACTGTTGACTTTCCACACTCTTTAATTTTTGATAACCAAACTGCAAAtggaagagagagaaaataaagTCATTGGTTCTTGACATCTGTATTATGATTCGTTGTCTCAATTTCCCATCATTCATCGCACTGTTACCAACACCTGCACAGCACGTGGACACCGCCGACACTGAAATCCATTTTAACCCAGAGTTCAAATGCTGCGTAGCCACATCCATCGTTCTTTGTTACTATGGAATGTATATGCTATATCACTATAGCTGTGTTGCCATAGTGACTTGCAGTTGTGGCTAATAACCAATTATTCGTTTCTATTTTCACATCTGGCAGTTCATTTGTAATTATCACTGTTTGTTTCTGAAAATGTAGGACATTAAAGACTTTCCAAAAAATTCCCCCCAGATGCCGTACAAACGGTTAAAATGTAGGGCATGTCCATGAATTTCCAGACGTCTGCTAACCGTAGTCTCATTTGAAATAGGAACACCAgttatacaattatagttggcactgtcatcaatgtacCCTCAcattgttggcgaaaatacgtgtttttaAAGTCAGTGGCAGGcattaaacaacaacaacaacaacaacaaacactttACGTTGGCCATAAAAAACCTCTCATCTATCAAGCATGTTTGCTGAGCACACTCTTTTATGGTGACTTGGACATCATTGCTAAACGAGAACTTAAGCTCAACCCCTTTCATCTGTGAAGCTTACAAATATTCTAGGCATAACATGGAGAGACAGTGTGACACATAAGAAAGTCCTGAACACCATAAAGCTGCCCATTGTCACTGCCACTCTCAACTAACATTGCCTTTTGTGGCTAGGACACAAACTTCATATGAACTACTTGTGTCTTCCCCTACACACACTACTTGGTGATATAGTGCTTGCCAAAAGACCACATGGAAGACCTGCATTGTGCATGAAAGATTGTACCAAATGTGATATAAGTGCTTTTAATATCAAGTGTGTTAAATGAGAGGAGCTCTGTGAAGACTGTGGCATATGGGTGAAACTCATTAAGGACTGAAGCAAGTTCCAAGACAGAGCCTGTGAAATGAGCATGTAGACAATTGCTTACAATGAACCCCTTTTTTCGGGGTGGCATGCACTTACCCACATGTGGACACCAATTGGGCCCCCACATTGGACTCCTGAGTCACCAACAAAAGTACCTGCATGACATTACTTGAATCTtctgtgaggaaatgtagaccattgatgaaataagtgaAGATTCTCTTATTTATTGTGTTTccatttcttcaaaacattttctttttgGTTATTAGAGTTGTAACAATTCTGTCTTCCTTCTTGTATATACATCAGCCGATACTTCTTTGCAGGACTTCTCTGTTATAACCTATCTAGTATGAAACACTGACAGTGTGACTTATATTTAAAGTATTTTGTATAGTTTGTATTTGTTGACTATATCTTTTTGATGATATAATTTTTCTAATGCCACATTTCTGCACTGTTTGGTTACATGCTTTAAGTTTAATTTATTCTCAAAAGTTAGTATTTTTGCATTAAATCTTCATACTTTTTATCAGTTTTGTTACGTTTAATAGTTAATGATGTATGATTAACTGTATGTGTTCTCATTATTCTCTACTTTTGATTTTTCCTTTACAATTAGATTTTGTAAAAATATCAGCATTTTGTGAAGCAGATTACCTTTCTTCAGTTATAACTGCTTTATCAATATAATTTACTTCTTTTTCCAAAGCTTGAAGATAAGAAAGAAAAGGACTACCAAGAATTAATGGGGAAGAGACCACcatcaattgttgcaactgatctCACACGGGAAGCAAATAAATATCATGAAGCCCATGCCAAAGCATCAGAATCAAACCAGACACTTCACAAGGCCATGACATTACATATTAGCAATTTGCGAATTCTCTCTCTTCCATTACCAGACCTTAAGAAACAAATACCAACCATCAGCAATATGAACAGTATGTATTTCTTAGTATGGCttaaatttcataagtaaatatgTAGGATTTGGTAATTGTgtcattacattattattattattattattattattattattgatgcagCTCCTGAGGATGAAGCAGCTATTAAGGAATTACAACATTTGATTGACAAGGTAGATGAAATGAAAAAACAGCGAGCTACTTTAGCTGCACAGCTGAGAGAGTCAGTCTGTCAGGACGACATTACTCGTCAGCTTGTTACTCGCACTGGTGAGTCACTTGAAACCATATTCAGTCAGGAGATGCAAAAACATCAAAAATATGTAAGTAATATGACAAGCCGTAGGTTTGAGAACATCATACAAGTTTCATTGTAGCCGAAGTGTTGTTGTTATTGCTATCTTGTTTACAGGAAACCATTATTGAACAGAATTTAGCTGcacaagaaaatattttgaaagcacTTACAGAAGCATATGCAAAGTGTGCAGGCCCAAGAAAAGCTGCTATGGATACAATGCGAAAACGTGAAGCCACTATTAATGCATTGATATCTTCTTATGATGCATATGAAGACCTACTTGCGAAATCAAACAAAGGTCTCGAATTTTATCGAAAACTGGAGACTAATGTTACAAAGCTACTGCAGAGAGTTAAAGGAACCTGCAAGGTGCAGGATGAGGAACGTGAACAGATACTTGCAAAGAACAATAAGAAGATACCAAGACAGGATGTAGATAAGCCAAGTATTGATTCTGGTGGTCCAAAGTTGAGAGACTATCTTCAGAGTATGAAGGGTACATTGCCCACTGGAAGCTACTCTACCTCTCAGATTTTTACTCTGCCTTCTAGCACAGCAATGCCAGCAAGCAGTACAACAGGCATTGGAGGGCAACTTCCAGCCTCCTATACAGCAGAAAGTGCAGGGAGCAGCGAGAATCTTGCAGGTCCATTACCATGGGTCCCACCTGTAAGACCAGCTCCTGTGGGCTCAGAAGGTACAACTGAAACTTGTGGCACAATTACAAAGCAGGACACACTGTACCAACCCACTACATCTCCTGGTATTGCCAAACCTGAAATGAGTCACCAGACACCCGCATACGTTTCTAGTGCTCCACAATATACTTACAGCACTTCAGGATACCAACCACCTCATCAGATGCCATATACAGGAGATCAATATGCAGACTATGTGTATGGTCAAACACAACAATACTATCAGCACCAGACAACAGGTTCTCATGTTTTTCCTCCCACTTCATCTACACCTAGAGGACCTGGTTCATATTCCAGTGTTGGGTCAAGAGATACAACTAGCCATCATGCTGCTAAAAGCCCAGCTTATCAGTATGGCTCAGCGTACCATAGTACAGATACAGTGCAAAACCCATACAGTCATTTGCAGACACCACCAATTTCACAAGCTCAGTCAACAAATGTACCACAACCACAAATTGGAGACACTTCGGAAATGTATGCTGGGTACCCACAACACTATCATACACAAGTACATCAGAATTATTCAACAAGTCAACAAGCATATTTACCACAGACAGTACCAACAACAGTACATAGCACTGTGCCTCAACAAATATCTACTTCTGGAATACCTGCAATGAATATAACTAAGGAAGGTGGAGTTTCACAGTCGAGTATCTCCTCTGCTGGCCAACATAGCACCACTCCCCAATACAGAAGTACTCCCCAGCACGACACTGCTGTTCAACAGCAGCAACTTTCATATCCAGCACACAGTACCTCATATCCCACATATGATTACAGTAAGTCACAACCTTACCAATATGGGGCAGCTTATGCTGCACAGGATTCTTCTGTTAATGTTCCATATTACCCAGGAAACACTCAACAACAGGCAGCTCAGTGTGGATGGCAAGAAAACCAGCAAACTGTGATGGGGTCATATGATACAGAACAGAAAATACCACCTCATCCTCAGAGTTATCCATCTGTGCAGAAACCACCAGTGACATATCCTCAGTATCAGTGGCAACAGGCACAATCGCAGACGCAactacaacaaaatcaaaatgtatcATCATATTCTGCGAATTCCTCAGATGTTGGTCCTACTTCAAGTGCAGTCCAGTACCAAGGTGCTGGTGTTGCACCTACAGGATCCACCTCTTCCTTACAAACCCAACCATCTAGCGTGCCACAGCAGCAACCATATTATGATAGCATGTATAGTACAGTGTATGCTGCTTCACCTCCATATTCTGTGCAGGCTTCAGTGGCAAGCAGCAGCAACGTTGTTGATGCAACCCAGTACCAATACATGGCAGGAGCTGGAACGTCGTCATATACTAATGCTGGGAAGTACGCTACATCACAAACGAGCTCATTCCAAACAGCTGTGGATGGTCAGACATATGCATCCCAATACAACACAACTCTACCAATTTCTAGTCAAGCATACTCTCATGTTAATTACTACACTGCACCATATGGTTATCAGTATGGTTCGGAAACGATTCAATCAGAATCTCAACCAACAGTGCAAAATGATACATATCAGCAAGGTACAAGTGCTCAACAAGCTGCAGCTCCTTCTCCAATGACCTATATGCAAGCACGGTTCCCAGGTGATGCTACAAATACAACCTTCAGTCTTCAGGGAAGTTCATCAAGTTCTTCAGTAGAGGGCAAGAGTGATAGTGGAGTGTCATCTAATATTGATCTTTTAGCAGGGCTGGACTTCTCGTTGAATCAAAAGCCACTTGTTCCTCAACAGCCTGCAAATGTGTCACCAAAAAAAGAGCAACAAGTTCAACAAAATGGTGTTGCAAAACAGCAGACTGGTTCCTCAGTGCAGCAAACTGATGGTAGCAACTTCTCACCAAAAAAGGAGATTGTTGCCCAGCAACCatctgtgacgatgttgcagacACAAATCAGTTCTGTTGTTAATGAGGCTTCGGGAGCTGGAGAGAAGAAACCCCTAGTACTGCCAACAATTCAGGTAAACCTACAGccataaaaatttttatttgtttatacaaGATGACAATTCCTTCACATTCAGAAAGTATTTGCTATAATAAATCTTAGTTGTATGCTGCAATGATAGGACTAACTAAAATGGAAAATTGAGATAAAGACTATCAAAGGCTGTTCCTTAAGAGAAATAGGAAGATTTAATGAGGAAAAGACTGGATGATAGATTTAGAAATTAGTTTTAAATTTACTGTCACACATGCTTAGTGAATGTAGATGATGATTCAAAAAAGTCTGGCAAgtaattttgctgttttttttttttttttttttttttttttttttttttttttttttttttttttttttttacagattaaacTAGGATTTTGGCACACTGTTTTGACACAATTATGAGCTGGAAACACaagatttatgaaaaatattaatttttacttaGCATATTGAGAATAATAGCGTGCATTAAACTAGGAAAATTATGGGTATTAATGAGACTAACCACAAAGGCAGAGAATACAGATGAGTAGACAtagaaatgacaaataaaacattatatGGTAAGACATACGACCTGTATCAGGAAAGTGACAGGGAGAAACACTAAACAGATAAGAGTGGTGTGTATTGCATTTCTACGCCTATTTTTAgctcttgaatttatttgcagtaacATTTTTCAGTGGTTCTCTGTCTATAGTCAGCTGGAGCAACAGTTGGGGTTTAGGTGGTTTAAACATTTATTGGAAATGAAATAGTCTTAGCTGAATGGTGCGACTGGTAAAGATTGAATTCACCAGTCACAATAACTATTCTTTACTGCATAGATTACACTCCTCCCCTCTTTAACAGAGATGGTGCAACCACCTCAGACAAGTGCAGCACCCATGGGAGGAGGCACCAAGCAGTCACCAGAGGAGACGAGCAAAACACCGTGGCACTCAGTCAGTGAACACCAAAAAATTGATCCCGACAAAAGAAGTATGCCATGTTAGTGTAGGGAAACACCCACTGGCTGCCATAACTGGTAATGGGGAAGGCCAGGCATAGGTGGGGCATATGGCAATGTGTTGAATCCCCATCCTAGGCGTGGGAGGACACGCAATGGGGTCAGGTGCATCAG
This sequence is a window from Schistocerca americana isolate TAMUIC-IGC-003095 chromosome 4, iqSchAmer2.1, whole genome shotgun sequence. Protein-coding genes within it:
- the LOC124612336 gene encoding tyrosine-protein phosphatase non-receptor type 23-like isoform X2, with amino-acid sequence MEAVPRLPMMSFDLKSSPEPTSFGPKLKQYIRDFYHEDPESYSGEIHTLEGLRAAAVCAVKDVSGVSTLKRYYCQLHFLQSRFPMSKDGAAAVSFTWRDTYASMVCTSTDIRFEMVCILYNIGALHTQLGALDTRVSAEGMKMSCTHFQCAAWAFEHLKGSYPQPAGVDLAPDIMQFMYYLSLAQAQECILEKSMMDNRKPTIIAKVAVQIVDYYSSALNTLEQGGADDCSIAETVGSKIYKNWKRYVKFKMVYHTCISLLYRGQQAEEQQKMGERVTFYQAAAEKLEEAVKLSKGMDNIDAINEALTFTNDVVEGKKKAAKNENEFIYHEEVPPLDILPEVKGASLVKGIMFNVNDPEVAGADIFARLVPMKAHEASSLYSEEKAKLLRKVGTKIDEKDQELDVFMASLQLDYLKLHSEPESLPQELVDRCAAFSAKPDAIQNLIDSMNKLADTYQDVESMLQDVKELLELEDKKEKDYQELMGKRPPSIVATDLTREANKYHEAHAKASESNQTLHKAMTLHISNLRILSLPLPDLKKQIPTISNMNTPEDEAAIKELQHLIDKVDEMKKQRATLAAQLRESVCQDDITRQLVTRTGESLETIFSQEMQKHQKYETIIEQNLAAQENILKALTEAYAKCAGPRKAAMDTMRKREATINALISSYDAYEDLLAKSNKGLEFYRKLETNVTKLLQRVKGTCKVQDEEREQILAKNNKKIPRQDVDKPSIDSGGPKLRDYLQSMKGTLPTGSYSTSQIFTLPSSTAMPASSTTGIGGQLPASYTAESAGSSENLAGPLPWVPPVRPAPVGSEGTTETCGTITKQDTLYQPTTSPGIAKPEMSHQTPAYVSSAPQYTYSTSGYQPPHQMPYTGDQYADYVYGQTQQYYQHQTTGSHVFPPTSSTPRGPGSYSSVGSRDTTSHHAAKSPAYQYGSAYHSTDTVQNPYSHLQTPPISQAQSTNVPQPQIGDTSEMYAGYPQHYHTQVHQNYSTSQQAYLPQTVPTTVHSTVPQQISTSGIPAMNITKEGGVSQSSISSAGQHSTTPQYRSTPQHDTAVQQQQLSYPAHSTSYPTYDYSKSQPYQYGAAYAAQDSSVNVPYYPGNTQQQAAQCGWQENQQTVMGSYDTEQKIPPHPQSYPSVQKPPVTYPQYQWQQAQSQTQLQQNQNVSSYSANSSDVGPTSSAVQYQGAGVAPTGSTSSLQTQPSSVPQQQPYYDSMYSTVYAASPPYSVQASVASSSNVVDATQYQYMAGAGTSSYTNAGKYATSQTSSFQTAVDGQTYASQYNTTLPISSQAYSHVNYYTAPYGYQYGSETIQSESQPTVQNDTYQQGTSAQQAAAPSPMTYMQARFPGDATNTTFSLQGSSSSSSVEGKSDSGVSSNIDLLAGLDFSLNQKPLVPQQPANVSPKKEQQVQQNGVAKQQTGSSVQQTDGSNFSPKKEIVAQQPSVTMLQTQISSVVNEASGAGEKKPLVLPTIQVPEQNEVSAEDRQTSKTLEKDPFADPEVLNQFVLEVEKYEKFVEGLTTKTLNGPTPLDMKWKELLELQEKDAHKRSISVARCYPMKNRFPDILPYDHSRVELPSTKDDYINASFVKDLTPDTPSFIATQAPLPSTYADFWMMVWEQQVEVVVCLLSDTELEGQIYWPQEKGSELTMGKMKLSLQSCNVRPNWTERIISVSLGETRARRVIVHLQFTAWPGSSFPASPGPFLSFVSETLSLYKQQRNTAHPVVVHCLSGVGRTGLFCLVCAAVCEVRAGHGLLDLVATTAIMSTNRKGSLRDREHLKFAYQSVLYYAQDLLMKHAAKQQQETEENENPYVAERRVPLSSAGSSVDNSCNSSGRTSPLVSPPSPSSTPFFLIDPARFNLKPDASGTKMRRRYSRENFKVKSKDVTELDIGKDMSDDPLSKIDPLWPLKRQ